GTGGGACCTTGGACGATTGACCCAACATTTGGAGATCAGATCAGCGTGCACAGGTGATTTTGACCTTGTCAAGATTCTATTCATCAGCGGGTCAAGTCCAGCAATAGGGACGGACACGGTTGAATCACTTGAGTGACTTTgggccgacatggagcttgtGGGAGCGCTCGAGGTTTGACGACCGGCTCCATGTCTCGACCAGACGTTACTCGTCGATTTGTAACatgactactccgtatcctcATTCCCATGCCGCGATGCACGAGCACATGcatgtcaatgttgggccCGGCTTGTGGTGCCAGACGCGGCGAATTCCTCCCCGTGCTTCTCTGAGAAAAGTCCCACAACCCTCGCCTCTCACATCTGGACGGTTTTGttcatgtcaagtcaagccTTGCCACTCCCCCACACGTATTCTCTCCTTGACTGCGTGAGCACCCAGTGagtcttggccttgacgttTCACCGTTGGACGTCGTCGCCAGCCAACTCTGGCCATCCATCTTCACAGACGCTCCTTCTCAGCCCTTGGACACCCAAGTCGGTCGCCGAAGGCATCGCCGATGTCGCCCTAGACGACAGCTCGCCGCACCCGCCCTCACGGCGAATCGCCAGATGCTCTCTGTTGTCTGGTCCCTGTACCTGGCCGCGCGGGAATCACAAAACTCGCCATGACAAACTCATTCAACTTCAATAACATTGGCCAGCGTcaggacggcgtcgacaacACCAATATGCCCTCGCCGACCTCGCCGACCCAAGACGCCGGACAagcgtcgtcctcgtctcaTCACCAGTCGGGAAATGTCACCGTGTATCCCACCACAGGCCCCGATTCGTATACCAGCCCGATACTGGCCCCGGGGAGCTCTGGGCAGCCTGCCTTGAATCCCAGATCATGTGTCACCTGTCGCCGGCGCAAGGTTCGTTGCGACAAGCAGATGCCCTGCTCCAACTGTCGCCGCGCACAGATTCCATGCGTCTTCCCTGCGCCGGGGCGTGCGCctcgccagcctcgaccCAAGGACCCCAATGCACCGCCCAAGACGTCGAGCCACCGGGAGGCCGAGCTGGTCAAGAGACTGAGGAAGCTCGAGGGCATCGTGGAAGAGCTGAGCGGCCAGATTGACGAGCCTGCTGCCCGGGGCCCCTCGACCACAGCCTCGCCGGACATGCAGTCTGGCATGGAGGGCTTGTCGCTGCGTCACATGCCGGGCACCTTGGATCACATCGCTGGCCAGGAAGGCAGCCCGAGAGGGACCGACTCGTCGGCTGGCCACAGTGGTGAAGCCGGCCGGAAAGAGAAGCAGCCAAATTTTGGTCGTTTGGTGTCGGATGACCAACGAGGCACGTCTCGATATGTGAGCAGCGGATTCTGGTCAAAGCTCAATGATGAGGTATGTCGCCCAAGCCAAATCCATCTCCTTCCATGTCTGTACCATGGGAGCTGACTTCTGATGCTTTTGCTTTTCAGCTGGACGCTATTCGTGAGGAAACTCAACTCCTCACAGGCGAAGAAGACGCTGAAGATTCAGACTTTGAGGGAACGCCAACGGACTCGCCATCCACAGGCTTTGGCAACATCACGGATCACCAGGGATTCATCCTGGGCTACCGATCGGCGGATGTGGATTTGCAAAAATGCCACCCGCTACCATCTCATGCCAGCTTCTTGTGGTCAGTGTACCAGGAGAATGTTGAGCCTCTCATTAAACTGCTGCACGTCCCGTCCGTCGAGCTCATCATCAGCGATGCGAGGAGGAACCACGGCAAGCTTACGCCCGGTAATGAGGCGCTGGTATTTGCCATCTACTTTGCAGCCATCACCTCACTTGAGCCGGATGAGGTGAGAATTCTCACATCCTCCTCACTTCCCTCACTAGAGCCTTCACTGGTTGCTAACCGTCGCGCTCCAGGTTCAAGCCAACTTTGACGCAAACAAAGATGACATGCTCGCTCAATATCGCTTTGCCGTGGAGCAATCCCTAGCCAAAGCCAACTTCCTCGATACGTCAGATCTTGCGGTCCTTCAATCATTCACCCTCTTTCTCATAGTCGTAAGACGCCACGATGAGAGCCGTTTCTCTTGGGCATTGACTGGACTGGTAATCCGCATTGCACAGGGGATGGGTCTACACAGAGATGGCACTCATTTGAGGTTGTCTCCGTTCGAGACAGAGATTCGAAGACGTATTTGGTGGGCAATTTTAGTCTTGGACCTCCGATCTGCTGAGGAACTAGGAACAGACATGACCATTAGCGAGCGATCTTACGACACTTTGAAGCCGAGCAACATCAACGACTCAGATATCAGCCCCGGCAGTACCGAATTCCCCGTTCCTCGAGAAGGGAGATCAGACTGCGCCGTTTCTATCGTTAGATGCGAGATTTGTGGGCTCTCTAGACGTCTCGTCGCCGCTGCCTCGGCCATGTCATCTCTTTGTCCTGGCGTCGACCAAAGCAGCATAGCTGAGCGAGAGCGCATGTTGATCGAGGTGTATCAGCGTGTGGAACACAAGTTTCTCCAGCACGTTCTGGACGAGACAGATCCGCTGTATTGGGTAGCAGCCATGATTGCCCGCGTCATCGTGGCCAAGATGTGCCTTGTCATCTACCATCCTATGCTCTTCCCCGGCTCCGAGTACGAACTCACAGACGAGATCCGTCAGCGAATTTATGTGGCTGCTATTGAGGTTATCGAGTACGGCCACAAGCTCAACACGGATCCTCGATGCAAGCAGTACCGGTGGTTGTTCAAGACGTACACAAACTGGCACGCCATCGCCTACACCTTGATTGAAACATGTCGACGCCCATGGACAGCCCTTGTTGAACGTGGTTGGGACGCCAT
The DNA window shown above is from Metarhizium brunneum chromosome 1, complete sequence and carries:
- the bik5_0 gene encoding Bikaverin cluster transcription factor bik5; its protein translation is MTNSFNFNNIGQRQDGVDNTNMPSPTSPTQDAGQASSSSHHQSGNVTVYPTTGPDSYTSPILAPGSSGQPALNPRSCVTCRRRKVRCDKQMPCSNCRRAQIPCVFPAPGRAPRQPRPKDPNAPPKTSSHREAELVKRLRKLEGIVEELSGQIDEPAARGPSTTASPDMQSGMEGLSLRHMPGTLDHIAGQEGSPRGTDSSAGHSGEAGRKEKQPNFGRLVSDDQRGTSRYVSSGFWSKLNDELDAIREETQLLTGEEDAEDSDFEGTPTDSPSTGFGNITDHQGFILGYRSADVDLQKCHPLPSHASFLWSVYQENVEPLIKLLHVPSVELIISDARRNHGKLTPGNEALVFAIYFAAITSLEPDEVQANFDANKDDMLAQYRFAVEQSLAKANFLDTSDLAVLQSFTLFLIVVRRHDESRFSWALTGLVIRIAQGMGLHRDGTHLRLSPFETEIRRRIWWAILVLDLRSAEELGTDMTISERSYDTLKPSNINDSDISPGSTEFPVPREGRSDCAVSIVRCEICGLSRRLVAAASAMSSLCPGVDQSSIAERERMLIEVYQRVEHKFLQHVLDETDPLYWVAAMIARVIVAKMCLVIYHPMLFPGSEYELTDEIRQRIYVAAIEVIEYGHKLNTDPRCKQYRWLFKTYTNWHAIAYTLIETCRRPWTALVERGWDAINGYDIDPLELAKRADHAAVFLPLRKLFAKARKHRESELARLKANQDEARRLDFAERMNPAQARFGPVPGAENVMEQMREKWWSLVRPDGSSPMPSYSIARQPPPPQEPASATAASGNDTLKPPGNIPVQLNLSSAAMEYMNELMAQPNPNVAEFWRIDNIANNGGNLGSSGSAPSAPMPLQNEMSEDILRQQALMLQAQPSKDDGLTPYLWSDPFTVMNTQFDVTEDADMLGDDFDWQDWSQSIRGLEMGSTQKHEGW